From the Paenibacillus sp. FSL H8-0548 genome, one window contains:
- a CDS encoding histidine kinase dimerization/phosphoacceptor domain-containing protein, translated as MAQEIHDMVGHTLTSTILQIEAGKRLLQKEVDSAVARFKEAQDLVRHSLSEIRNSVHLLRGPC; from the coding sequence ATTGCTCAGGAAATTCACGATATGGTCGGACATACGCTCACTTCAACGATACTCCAGATTGAAGCGGGAAAACGGCTGTTGCAAAAGGAGGTGGACAGCGCTGTAGCTCGTTTTAAGGAAGCGCAGGATCTAGTTCGGCACAGCTTGAGTGAAATCCGTAATTCGGTTCATTTGCTGAGGGGGCCTTGCTGA